A portion of the Cololabis saira isolate AMF1-May2022 chromosome 17, fColSai1.1, whole genome shotgun sequence genome contains these proteins:
- the p4ha1b gene encoding prolyl 4-hydroxylase subunit alpha-1b isoform X1, which yields MHWTRMKLPCWCFMLLSCLESLSAYNDFYTSIGHMTDLLYTEKDLVTSLKDYIKAEETKLEQVKQWADRLDSLTATATQDPEGFLGHPVNAFKLMKRLNTEWGNLESLVLSDTTDGFISNLTIQRQHFPTDEDQTGAAKALLRLQDTYKLDANTISTGDLPGVKHKSHMTVEDCYELGKIAYSDVDYYHTELWMAQALRQLEEGEESTLDKVTVLDYLSYAIYQQGEMERALAYTKTLLELDPEHQRAKGNLKYFEFQLEKQKKSEAENETEKQERGKRETTEKIKKKKSKKAFSLIPERKKYEMLCRGEGIKMTPRRQSRLFCRYYDNRHNPQYLLAPVKQQDEWDSPYIVRYLDILSDKEIEKVKQLAKPRLRRATISNPVTGVLETASYRISKSAWLTTYEDPLIERINQRIEDLTGLEMDTAEELQVANYGVGGQYEPHFDFGRKDEPDAFKELGTGNRIATWLFYMSDVAAGGATVFPDVGAAVWPQKGTAVFWYNLFASGEGDYSTRHAACPVLVGNKWVSNKWIHERGQEWRRPCGLNETE from the exons ATGCACTGGACGAG GATGAAGTTGCCATGTTGGTGTTTTATGTTGCTGAGCTGCCTGGAGTCGCTCTCAGCCTACAATGACTTCTACACTTCCATTG GCCACATGACAGATCTGTTATACACAGAAAAAGACCTCGTCACGTCTCTGAAAGACTACATCAAGGCGGAGGAGACGAAACTGGAGCAGGTCAAACA GTGGGCTGATAGGTTGGATTCCCTGACAGCTACAGCTACACAGGACCCCGAGGGTTTCCTGGGCCACCCTGTTAATGCCTTCAAACTGATGAAGAGGCTGAATACAGAGTGGGGGAACCTTGAGAGTCTTGTACTCAGTGACACCACCGATG GATTTATTTCCAACCTGACCATCCAGAGACAGCACTTTCCCACAGATGAGGACCAGACTGGGGCGGCCAAAGCTCTTCTCCGCTTACAAGACACATATAAACTGGATGCCAACACCATCTCCACAGGAGACCTGCCTG GAGTGAAACACAAGAGCCACATGACAGTGGAAGACTGCTACGAGCTTGGTAAAATTGCCTACTCTGACGTGGATTACTACCACACTGAGCTGTGGATGGCTCAGGCCCTGAGACAGCTCGAAGAGGGAGAGGAGTCCACTTTAGATAAAGTGACTGTGCTGGACTATCTCAGTTATGCCATCTACCAGCAGGGGGAGATGGAGCGTGCGTTGGCGTACACCAAGACACTGCTTGAACTAG ACCCAGAGCACCAGCGAGCTAAAGGCAACCTGAAGTACTTTGAGTTCCAGTTGGAGAAGCAGAAAAAGTCAGAAGCAGAGAATGAAACTGAAAAACAGGAACGAGGGAAaagagaaacaacagaaaaaattaaaaagaagaagTCCAAAAAGGCTTTCTCTTTGATCCCAGAGAGAAAGAAGTATGAGATGCTTTGTCGTGGGGAAGGGATCAAAATG ACTCCTCGCAGACAGAGCAGGCTCTTCTGCCGTTACTATGACAACAGGCACAACCCCCAGTATCTGCTGGCACCTGTGAAACAGCAGGATGAGTGGGACAGCCCCTACATCGTTCGCTACCTTGACATCCTCTCGGACAAAGAAATTGAGAAAGTCAAGCAACTGGCGAAACCACGA CTGCGCAGGGCAACCATCTCTAATCCCGTCACTGGAGTGCTGGAGACAGCTTCTTACAGGATCAGCAAAAG CGCCTGGCTCACTACCTATGAAGATCCCTTAATTGAGCGGATCAACCAGAGGATTGAAGATCTCACAGGGCTGGAAATGGACACAGCAGAAGAGCTGCAG GTTGCAAATTATGGTGTTGGAGGGCAATACGAACCTCACTTTGACTTTGGAAGG AAAGATGAGCCAGATGCCTTCAAGGAACTGGGCACTGGGAATCGCATTGCAACGTGGCTCTTCTAC ATGAGTGACGTAGCTGCTGGTGGAGCCACAGTATTCCCTGATGTAGGAGCAGCAGTTTGGCCTCAAAAG GGTACGGCTGTGTTCTGGTACAATCTCTTTGCCAGTGGCGAGGGAGACTACAGCACCCGACACGCAGCTTGCCCAGTGTTGGTAGGAAACAAGTGGG TATCAAACAAGTGGATCCATGAAAGAGGCCAGGAGTGGCGGCGACCCTGTGGGCTAAATGAAACTGAATGA
- the p4ha1b gene encoding prolyl 4-hydroxylase subunit alpha-1b isoform X2: MHWTRMKLPCWCFMLLSCLESLSAYNDFYTSIGHMTDLLYTEKDLVTSLKDYIKAEETKLEQVKQWADRLDSLTATATQDPEGFLGHPVNAFKLMKRLNTEWGNLESLVLSDTTDGFISNLTIQRQHFPTDEDQTGAAKALLRLQDTYKLDANTISTGDLPGVKHKSHMTVEDCYELGKIAYSDVDYYHTELWMAQALRQLEEGEESTLDKVTVLDYLSYAIYQQGEMERALAYTKTLLELDPEHQRAKGNLKYFEFQLEKQKKSEAENETEKQERGKRETTEKIKKKKSKKAFSLIPERKKYEMLCRGEGIKMTPRRQSRLFCRYYDNRHNPQYLLAPVKQQDEWDSPYIVRYLDILSDKEIEKVKQLAKPRLRRATVHDPQTGKLTTAQYRVSKSAWLTTYEDPLIERINQRIEDLTGLEMDTAEELQVANYGVGGQYEPHFDFGRKDEPDAFKELGTGNRIATWLFYMSDVAAGGATVFPDVGAAVWPQKGTAVFWYNLFASGEGDYSTRHAACPVLVGNKWVSNKWIHERGQEWRRPCGLNETE; this comes from the exons ATGCACTGGACGAG GATGAAGTTGCCATGTTGGTGTTTTATGTTGCTGAGCTGCCTGGAGTCGCTCTCAGCCTACAATGACTTCTACACTTCCATTG GCCACATGACAGATCTGTTATACACAGAAAAAGACCTCGTCACGTCTCTGAAAGACTACATCAAGGCGGAGGAGACGAAACTGGAGCAGGTCAAACA GTGGGCTGATAGGTTGGATTCCCTGACAGCTACAGCTACACAGGACCCCGAGGGTTTCCTGGGCCACCCTGTTAATGCCTTCAAACTGATGAAGAGGCTGAATACAGAGTGGGGGAACCTTGAGAGTCTTGTACTCAGTGACACCACCGATG GATTTATTTCCAACCTGACCATCCAGAGACAGCACTTTCCCACAGATGAGGACCAGACTGGGGCGGCCAAAGCTCTTCTCCGCTTACAAGACACATATAAACTGGATGCCAACACCATCTCCACAGGAGACCTGCCTG GAGTGAAACACAAGAGCCACATGACAGTGGAAGACTGCTACGAGCTTGGTAAAATTGCCTACTCTGACGTGGATTACTACCACACTGAGCTGTGGATGGCTCAGGCCCTGAGACAGCTCGAAGAGGGAGAGGAGTCCACTTTAGATAAAGTGACTGTGCTGGACTATCTCAGTTATGCCATCTACCAGCAGGGGGAGATGGAGCGTGCGTTGGCGTACACCAAGACACTGCTTGAACTAG ACCCAGAGCACCAGCGAGCTAAAGGCAACCTGAAGTACTTTGAGTTCCAGTTGGAGAAGCAGAAAAAGTCAGAAGCAGAGAATGAAACTGAAAAACAGGAACGAGGGAAaagagaaacaacagaaaaaattaaaaagaagaagTCCAAAAAGGCTTTCTCTTTGATCCCAGAGAGAAAGAAGTATGAGATGCTTTGTCGTGGGGAAGGGATCAAAATG ACTCCTCGCAGACAGAGCAGGCTCTTCTGCCGTTACTATGACAACAGGCACAACCCCCAGTATCTGCTGGCACCTGTGAAACAGCAGGATGAGTGGGACAGCCCCTACATCGTTCGCTACCTTGACATCCTCTCGGACAAAGAAATTGAGAAAGTCAAGCAACTGGCGAAACCACGA TTAAGGCGAGCCACGGTGCATGACCCCCAAACTGGGAAACTTACCACAGCCCAATACAGAGTCTCCAAGAG CGCCTGGCTCACTACCTATGAAGATCCCTTAATTGAGCGGATCAACCAGAGGATTGAAGATCTCACAGGGCTGGAAATGGACACAGCAGAAGAGCTGCAG GTTGCAAATTATGGTGTTGGAGGGCAATACGAACCTCACTTTGACTTTGGAAGG AAAGATGAGCCAGATGCCTTCAAGGAACTGGGCACTGGGAATCGCATTGCAACGTGGCTCTTCTAC ATGAGTGACGTAGCTGCTGGTGGAGCCACAGTATTCCCTGATGTAGGAGCAGCAGTTTGGCCTCAAAAG GGTACGGCTGTGTTCTGGTACAATCTCTTTGCCAGTGGCGAGGGAGACTACAGCACCCGACACGCAGCTTGCCCAGTGTTGGTAGGAAACAAGTGGG TATCAAACAAGTGGATCCATGAAAGAGGCCAGGAGTGGCGGCGACCCTGTGGGCTAAATGAAACTGAATGA
- the si:ch211-248a14.8 gene encoding uncharacterized protein si:ch211-248a14.8, whose amino-acid sequence MTPCLLGKSSGRCKGGWCASAVKSLSSIYALKPLIPTFCIGIVVIYDLADRLRNFVAGIFIPQYHYPYAVALCFAQVLVSLLFLNVLHVLGVVPLRHYSRCLGERLLLPSVCNSVQGVLVMWARARSTTTGLFLYTVPLLPLVTVCFSFALKLAPPPSKYSSYLISFLSGMFIIITVSKDLPSIEPLEYLYAPLALILHSLSLVVMATVSEAERHHPPDAQASVFDIYHVQLVNQSWVLGLLWVLHPESPWHVLRRSSWRTLLFHGYLLALLLLGMLLNFLIGISALCISPLAGALLYSARQMIQPFYQLL is encoded by the exons ATGACACCATGTCTCTTGGGCAAAAG TTCAGGCAGATGCAAGGGAGGCTGGTGTGCATCAGCAGTGAAGAGTTTGTCGTCGATTTATGCCCTCAAGCCCCTGATTCCCACCTTCTGCATTGGGATCGTGGTGATATATGACCTGGCTGACAGACTCAGAAACTTTGTAGCTGGCATCTTCATCCCACAGTACCACTACCCATATGCTGTGGCGCTCTGTTTTGCCCAG gttctggtctcTCTCTTATTTTTAAATGTCCTCCATGTGCTGGGTGTGGTGCCTCTCAGACACTACTCCAGGTGTCTGGGGGAGAGGCTGCTGCTTCCTTCTGTCTGTAACAGTGTTCAAGGTGTGCTGGTCATGTGGGCCAGAGCCAGAAGCACGACCACGGGCCTCTTCCTCTACACCGTGCCTCTCCTCCCCCTGGTAACTGTGTGCTTCAGTTTTGCCCTGAAGCTCGCACCCCCTCCATCCAAGTACTCCTCTTATCTGATTTCCTTCCTGAGTGGGATGTTTATCATCATCACAG TCTCCAAGGATCTCCCAAGTATTGAACCTTTGGAGTACTTGTATGCTCCTCTGGCTTTAATTCTCCACAGTCTCTCCCTGGTTGTCATGGCTACAGTGTCTGAGGCTGAGCGCCACCACCCTCCTGATGCCCAGGCCTCTGTGTTTGACATCTACCATGTGCAGCTAGTCAACCAGAGTTGGGTGCTGGGTCTCCTGTGGGTGCTGCATCCTGAAAGTCCTTGGCACGTGTTGAGACGGAGCAGCTGGCGCACCCTGCTCTTCCACGGGTATCTGCTCGCTCTCCTCCTGCTGGGGATGCTGCTCAACTTCCTGATTGGCATTTCTGCTCTTTGTATTTCTCCACTGGCTGGTGCGCTGCTTTACTCGGCGAGGCAGATGATACAGCCATTTTACCAGCTTCTGTAG
- the ecd gene encoding protein ecdysoneless homolog, translating into MDALQRRVIQEDTVQYKLFMIQPAHSAPQQTEEHLKLLVPEILAKVAPLLVQYIWQHQPFNLKYYPEKEDIPAHIGGSTQFGDNVDDEWFIVYLLQQITEAFSDLAARVEDNDGEFLLIEAADYLPKWLNPDTSENRVFFFRGKLHILPCPSKSNTKGFSHDVVPSVAQALALLSTHPEACQASPKICSVLRKRLKGYPEKIQSSLHRAHCFIPAGIATVLAQRPDLVAPAVSAFYLRDPVDLQACRNFKTFPPDTRVLTSVTFTHCLYAQLQQQQFSPDRRSGFNLPPRSHPQFMAHELGMKLAHGFEILCSKCRLPSSEPNAPVSCNPQWKGFMESLRKNGYFRGELEGSVFYKELFKSAENFFKQSVASKSNVLAPGEEVLQLLHSSTPFNLEELKKLESQLPPEDSDSWLNITAQDLEKLLEERSGARADVGSKRCASKQTQLAGDAAERGKETEDNKEEEEGAYALVAVSQGMKDFLNAMSSHEGAELPWGSATQPFSFDSDSVANALDRLLGRNEAELDSDDLDDDYDDDDDEDVEELDEGSSDNTGTSSAETLDGLKKYMDQMDQELMSTNVGQSFSQTNNNKEGLDKTSSHSSAGISLPREDVDEEIQPLDLDVNLVTNLLESLSCQAGLAGPASNLLQSLGINLPPNSDPS; encoded by the exons atggaTGCCTTGCAGAGAAGAGTGATTCAGGAGGACACAGTACAGTACAAACTCTTCATGATTCAGCCAGCCCATTCAGCTCCTCAGCAGACCGAAGAACATCTCAAACTCTTGGTACCAGAGATATTGGCAAAAGTTGCCCCATTGCTGGTACAATACATCTGGCAGCATCAGCCTTTCAACCTCAAGTATTATCCTGAGAAAG AAGACATCCCTGCTCATATTGGAGGCAGCACTCAGTTTGGAGACAACGTTGACGACGAGTGGTTCATTGTTTATCTTCTGCAGCAAATTACAGAGGCTTTCTCAGATCTTGCTGCCAG AGTTGAGGATAATGATGGGGAGTTTCTTCTTATTGAAGCAGCAGATTATCTTCCCAAGTGGCTGAACCCAGATACCAGTGAAAACAGG GTCTTCTTCTTTAGGGGAAAGTTGCACATCCTGCCTTGCCCTTCCAAATCCAATACAAAAGGATTCTCACATGATGTGGTACCAAGTGTGGCGCAAGCTCTAGCACTGCTGTCCACCCACCCAGAAGCCTGTCAGGCGAGCCCCAAGATATGTTCAGTCCTGAGGAAGAGGCTAAAAGG GTATCCGGAGAAGATTCAGAGCAGCCTCCACCGCGCCCACTGCTTCATACCTGCCGGTATTGCCACAGTGCTGGCACAACGTCCAGACCTGGTTGCCCCAGCAGTTTCAGCTTTCTACCTGCGGGATCCAGTGGATCTACAAGCATGTCGAAACTTCAAAACCTTTCCTCCTGATACGAGAGTCCTAACTTCA GTAACGTTTACCCACTGCCTGTATgcccagctgcagcagcaacagttCAGCCCCGACCGGAGGAGCGGCTTCAACCTTCCACCTCGCTCTCATCCTCAGTTCATGGCTCATGAGCTTGGCATGAAACTG GCCCACGGCTTTGAGATCCTGTGTTCCAAGTGCAGACTTCCGTCTTCAGAGCCAAATGCTCCAGTCAGCTGCAACCCTCAGTGGAAAGGCTTCATGGAAAGTCTGAGAAAGAATGGCTACTTCAGG GGAGAGCTTGAAGGTTCGGTCTTCTACAAGGAACTTTTCAAATCTGCTGAAAATTTCTTCAAACAATCTGTCGCCTCGAAATCAAA CGTTCTAGCCCCAGGGGAAGAAGTCCTCCAGCTGCTGCACAGCAGCACTCCCTTCAACTTGGAGGAGTTGAAGAAGCTCGAGTCACAGCTCCCCCCAGAGGACA GCGACAGCTGGCTGAATATCACAGCTCAGGATTTGGAGAAGCTGTTGGAAGAGAGGAGCGGGGCGAGAGCTGATGTTGGCAGCAAACGCTGTGCCTCCAAACAGACGCAGCTTGCTGGGGATGCGGCGGAGAGGGGGAAGGAGACGGAGGACaacaaggaagaggaggagggtgcTTACGCCCTGGTGGCGGTCAGTCAAGGGATGAAGGACTTCTTGAATGCCATGTCGTCACATGAGGGCGCTGAACTGCCCTG GGGCAGTGCAACTCAGCCTTTTAGCTTCGACTCGGACTCCGTGGCCAACGCCCTGGACAGACTGCTAG gaAGAAATGAAGCAGAGCTAGATTCGGATGATCTggatgatgattatgatgatgacgatgatgaggaTGTGGAGGAGTTAGACGAGGGCTCCTCTGATAACActggaacgagcagcgcagaaactCTGGACGGTCTCAAAAAATACATGGACCAAATGGATCAGGAGTTGATGAGCACCAACGTAGGACAGAGCTTCAGTCAAACG AATAACAACAAGGAAGGCTTGGACAAGACCTCTTCTCATTCCTCTGCGGGGATCAGTCTCCCGAGGGAAGATGTGGACGAGGAGATCCAGCCTTTAGACTTGGACGTCAATTTGGTCACCAACCTGCTGGAGTCGCTCAGCTGCCAGGCCGGGCTGGCGGGGCCTGCGTCTAACCTGCTGCAGAGCCTGGGCATAAACCTGCCACCAAACTCTGACCCCTCGTAG